A window of Oncorhynchus kisutch isolate 150728-3 linkage group LG10, Okis_V2, whole genome shotgun sequence contains these coding sequences:
- the LOC109897819 gene encoding fibulin-1-like isoform X1, with product MGPGIVILFSLFGVLNGQGGNQMSIDECCKDGRDRGIDNQDCTALPLISESTTCRIVQEQCCATVLEDSICTNGINMAKDQGGCDTQFPGSTCETKTAKMCCDCCLLGRAAQEKGLPCDHSLSLGYQCGLVSRACCDDGAPDVKTNTLVPDKDNEALTGKDNPLLNECSNAKCAQECVGNGTCACFKGYKLKPDGKNCEDINECLLGASNCRGGERCINTLGSFRCQREVSCGTGYELTDSNNCKDIDECESGTHNCAPDFMCQNTQGSFRCRPKNQCGDGYIQDALGSCIDINECLAQTGPCHPGQSCVNTVGSFTCQRNSVNCGRGYHLNDNGNRCVDIDECKGPDGECAGHGCINLVGSFRCECKIGFIFNSISRVCEDINECRHYPGRLCAHKCENAVGSYKCSCTQGFKLASDGRNCDDLNECESSPCSQECANVYGSYQCYCRRGYQLSDRDGINCEDIDECALPTGGHICSYRCHNTPGSFHCNCPATGYTLAPNGRSCQDVDECVTGTHTCSETESCFNVQGGFRCLSFECPPNYRRAGEKARVERSDTVRCVKSCQPNDISCVLDPVHSVSHTVISMPTFREFTRPEEIVFLRTMSMAHSSPHISSDIVFDILEGNVQNSFDIVKREEHGIIVGVVRQVKPLIGPLNMVLKLAMNYVTSGVVSHRNIVSVHIFVSEFWF from the exons atgGGTCCCGGTATAGTTATACTTTTCTCTCTGTTCGGAGTTCTCAACGGACAAG GTGGAAATCAGATGTCAATAGATGAGTGCTGTAAGGATGGTCGGGACCGGGGCATTGATAACCAGGACTGCACTGCCCTCCCTCTCATCTCCGAGTCCACCACATGCAG GATAGTACAGGAGCAGTGCTGTGCGACAGTACTGGAGGACTCCATCTGCACAAACGGCATCAACATGGCCAAAGACCAGGGGGGCTGTGACACCCAGTTTCCTGGAAGCACCTGCGAGACCAAGACcgcaaag ATGTGCTGTGACTGTTGTCTGCTGGGCCGGGCTGCTCAGGAGAAGGGTCTGCCCTGTGACCACAGCCTGTCTCTGGGCTACCAGTGTGGCCTGGTGTCCCGGGCCTGCTGCGATGACGGAGCCCCCGATGTGAAGACCAACACTCTGG TTCCTGACAAAGACAACGAGGCCCTCACTGGCAAGGATAATCCGTTACTGAATGAGTGCAGTAATG CGAAGTGTGCACAGGAATGTGTGGGCAACGGCACCTGTGCCTGCTTCAAAGGCTACaaactcaaaccagatgggaagaACTGTGAAG atataAATGAGTGCCTGCTGGGTGCCAGTAACTGCCGAGGAGGTGAGCGTTGCATCAACACGCTGGGGTCATTTCGTTGCCAAAGAGAGGTCAGCTGTGGTACCGGTTACGAGCTTACCGACAGCAACAATTgtaaag ACATTGACGAGTGTGAGTCGGGCACCCACAACTGCGCCCCGGACTTTATGTGTCAGAACACTCAGGGGTCATTCCGCTGTCGGCCCAAGAACCAGTGTGGTGATGGATACATCCAGGATGCCCTGGGCAGCTGCATCG ACATCAATGAGTGTCTGGCCCAGACTGGGCCTTGCCACCCTGGCCAGTCGTGTGTGAACACGGTGGGCTCCTTCACCTGCCAGAGGAACTCTGTCAACTGTGGCCGGGGATACCACCTAAACGACAACGGCAACCGCTGCGTGG ATATTGATGAGTGTAAAGGTCCTGATGGAGAGTGTGCAGGCCACGGCTGTATCAACCTGGTAGGATCGTTCCGTTGTGAGTGTAAGATTGGCTTCATCTTCAACAGCATCAGCCGCGTCTGCGAAG ATATCAATGAGTGCAGGCACTACCCTGGGCGCCTCTGTGCCCACAAGTGTGAGAATGCCGTGGGGTCCTATAAGTGCAGCTGCACCCAAGGCTTCAAGCTGGCCAGCGACGGCAGGAACTGTGATG ATCTAAACGAATGTGAGAGCAGCCCTTGCAGTCAAGAGTGTGCCAACGTGTACGGCTCCTACCAGTGCTACTGTCGCCGTGGCTACCAGCTCAGTGACAGGGATGGCATCAACTGTGAAG ACATTGATGAGTGTGCCTTGCCCACCGGGGGTCACATCTGCTCCTACCGCTGCCACAACACCCCCGGGAGCTTCCACTGCAACTGCCCCGCCACCGGCTATACTCTGGCCCCCAATGGACGCAGCTGCCAGG ATGTTGATGAGTGTGTGACAGGGACACACACCTGCTCTGAGACAGAGAGCTGCTTCAATGTACAGGGTGGATTCAGATGCTTGTCCTTTGAGTGTCCGCCAAACTATCGCCGAGCAGGAGAGAA GGCAAGGGTCGAGCGCTCAGACACCGTCCGCTGTGTGAAGTCGTGCCAGCCCAATGACATCAGCTGTGTCCTGGACCCTGTACACTCCGTCTCCCACACTGTCATCTCCATGCCTACCTTCAGGGAGTTCACCAGGCCTGAAG AGATAGTTTTCCTGAGAACCATGTCGATGGCGCACTCCTCCCCCCACATCAGCTCCGACATCGTGTTCGACATCCTGGAGGGAAATGTCCAGAATTCCTTCGACATCGTCAAACGTGAGGAGCACGGCATAATCGTGG
- the LOC109897819 gene encoding fibulin-1-like isoform X2 produces the protein MGPGIVILFSLFGVLNGQGGNQMSIDECCKDGRDRGIDNQDCTALPLISESTTCRIVQEQCCATVLEDSICTNGINMAKDQGGCDTQFPGSTCETKTAKMCCDCCLLGRAAQEKGLPCDHSLSLGYQCGLVSRACCDDGAPDVKTNTLVPDKDNEALTGKDNPLLNECSNAKCAQECVGNGTCACFKGYKLKPDGKNCEDINECLLGASNCRGGERCINTLGSFRCQREVSCGTGYELTDSNNCKDIDECESGTHNCAPDFMCQNTQGSFRCRPKNQCGDGYIQDALGSCIDINECLAQTGPCHPGQSCVNTVGSFTCQRNSVNCGRGYHLNDNGNRCVDIDECKGPDGECAGHGCINLVGSFRCECKIGFIFNSISRVCEDINECRHYPGRLCAHKCENAVGSYKCSCTQGFKLASDGRNCDDLNECESSPCSQECANVYGSYQCYCRRGYQLSDRDGINCEDIDECALPTGGHICSYRCHNTPGSFHCNCPATGYTLAPNGRSCQDVDECVTGTHTCSETESCFNVQGGFRCLSFECPPNYRRAGENRCERLLCNQTSECLALPLRITYYHLTFPTNIPVPTNVFRMGPSNTVPGDHVQIAIVGGNKGDFFGMQRVPSGGEMAVTRPITEPQDFELSLEMRLLRYGTTSTYLAKVLVFVVQEQPILPYNAIPE, from the exons atgGGTCCCGGTATAGTTATACTTTTCTCTCTGTTCGGAGTTCTCAACGGACAAG GTGGAAATCAGATGTCAATAGATGAGTGCTGTAAGGATGGTCGGGACCGGGGCATTGATAACCAGGACTGCACTGCCCTCCCTCTCATCTCCGAGTCCACCACATGCAG GATAGTACAGGAGCAGTGCTGTGCGACAGTACTGGAGGACTCCATCTGCACAAACGGCATCAACATGGCCAAAGACCAGGGGGGCTGTGACACCCAGTTTCCTGGAAGCACCTGCGAGACCAAGACcgcaaag ATGTGCTGTGACTGTTGTCTGCTGGGCCGGGCTGCTCAGGAGAAGGGTCTGCCCTGTGACCACAGCCTGTCTCTGGGCTACCAGTGTGGCCTGGTGTCCCGGGCCTGCTGCGATGACGGAGCCCCCGATGTGAAGACCAACACTCTGG TTCCTGACAAAGACAACGAGGCCCTCACTGGCAAGGATAATCCGTTACTGAATGAGTGCAGTAATG CGAAGTGTGCACAGGAATGTGTGGGCAACGGCACCTGTGCCTGCTTCAAAGGCTACaaactcaaaccagatgggaagaACTGTGAAG atataAATGAGTGCCTGCTGGGTGCCAGTAACTGCCGAGGAGGTGAGCGTTGCATCAACACGCTGGGGTCATTTCGTTGCCAAAGAGAGGTCAGCTGTGGTACCGGTTACGAGCTTACCGACAGCAACAATTgtaaag ACATTGACGAGTGTGAGTCGGGCACCCACAACTGCGCCCCGGACTTTATGTGTCAGAACACTCAGGGGTCATTCCGCTGTCGGCCCAAGAACCAGTGTGGTGATGGATACATCCAGGATGCCCTGGGCAGCTGCATCG ACATCAATGAGTGTCTGGCCCAGACTGGGCCTTGCCACCCTGGCCAGTCGTGTGTGAACACGGTGGGCTCCTTCACCTGCCAGAGGAACTCTGTCAACTGTGGCCGGGGATACCACCTAAACGACAACGGCAACCGCTGCGTGG ATATTGATGAGTGTAAAGGTCCTGATGGAGAGTGTGCAGGCCACGGCTGTATCAACCTGGTAGGATCGTTCCGTTGTGAGTGTAAGATTGGCTTCATCTTCAACAGCATCAGCCGCGTCTGCGAAG ATATCAATGAGTGCAGGCACTACCCTGGGCGCCTCTGTGCCCACAAGTGTGAGAATGCCGTGGGGTCCTATAAGTGCAGCTGCACCCAAGGCTTCAAGCTGGCCAGCGACGGCAGGAACTGTGATG ATCTAAACGAATGTGAGAGCAGCCCTTGCAGTCAAGAGTGTGCCAACGTGTACGGCTCCTACCAGTGCTACTGTCGCCGTGGCTACCAGCTCAGTGACAGGGATGGCATCAACTGTGAAG ACATTGATGAGTGTGCCTTGCCCACCGGGGGTCACATCTGCTCCTACCGCTGCCACAACACCCCCGGGAGCTTCCACTGCAACTGCCCCGCCACCGGCTATACTCTGGCCCCCAATGGACGCAGCTGCCAGG ATGTTGATGAGTGTGTGACAGGGACACACACCTGCTCTGAGACAGAGAGCTGCTTCAATGTACAGGGTGGATTCAGATGCTTGTCCTTTGAGTGTCCGCCAAACTATCGCCGAGCAGGAGAGAA TCGTTGTGAACGCTTGCTTTGCAATCAGACTAGCGAGTGCCTGGCCTTGCCTCTGAGAATAACCTACTACCACCTCACCTTCCCCACCAACATCCCCGTGCCCACCAACGTCTTCCGCATGGGCCCGTCCAACACCGTGCCCGGAGACCATGTTCAGATTGCCATCGTCGGCGGCAACAAGGGCGACTTCTTCGGCATGCAGAGAGTGCCCTCTGGTGGCGAGATGGCTGTGACGCGGCCCATCACGGAGCCGCAGGACTTTGAACTGTCTCTGGAGATGAGACTTCTGCGTTACGGCACCACCAGCACCTACCTAGCCAAAGTCCTGGTGTTTGTTGTCCAGGAGCAGCCCATCCTACCATATAACGCTATCCCTGAGTAG